The following proteins are encoded in a genomic region of Burkholderia pyrrocinia:
- a CDS encoding DUF3396 domain-containing protein, which yields MTHDELVAWANDPRRQDTLPFGLYEPAHQKAIVGAALVVRGALYFKGGHTPAVRQALVHCYDRYLKVIADYELALAKAEGLEPPKAGPMRWFYEEGKSPVAFDKARGFARLATELQSSEMLVSVTTSADHKLATGFYEFSVFCLEDWQAEMGTRGVDVMAFTVPRRFLQICPGAFEAMFAEFAATVPTIWGHGGFGVNLPPLDAEANEASEYFWSRRYGPGIDVGQPTSTSIRDLMGKIKTVDWLVALDADLVQRTGGVDSLMLPPDWYRKSPLGDGGLIIQAGVEPVAGVPMGKGIPPASPAAYVLLNHALRSIVAESSDILQGGTVDSTAPLLNTRVATEAWLQRFNVPDDELNGYWVELHKTPKLPTTM from the coding sequence ATGACGCATGACGAGCTGGTAGCGTGGGCCAACGATCCACGACGACAAGACACCCTCCCGTTCGGGCTATACGAGCCTGCGCATCAAAAGGCGATCGTAGGTGCTGCGCTGGTTGTGCGCGGCGCGCTGTACTTCAAGGGCGGCCACACCCCGGCCGTTCGGCAGGCGCTTGTGCATTGCTACGACCGTTACTTGAAGGTCATCGCTGACTACGAACTGGCGCTTGCCAAAGCCGAAGGGCTCGAACCACCGAAGGCCGGGCCGATGCGCTGGTTTTACGAAGAAGGCAAGAGCCCGGTGGCATTCGACAAGGCTCGCGGCTTCGCGCGCCTGGCAACAGAATTGCAGAGCAGCGAAATGCTTGTGTCGGTGACAACAAGCGCTGACCACAAGCTCGCAACAGGCTTCTACGAGTTTTCCGTGTTCTGCCTTGAGGATTGGCAAGCCGAGATGGGAACCCGCGGCGTCGACGTCATGGCGTTCACTGTTCCGCGACGCTTCCTGCAGATCTGCCCCGGCGCATTCGAGGCGATGTTTGCGGAGTTTGCCGCAACGGTACCCACCATTTGGGGACACGGCGGATTCGGCGTGAACCTTCCCCCGCTGGATGCGGAGGCGAATGAGGCGAGCGAGTATTTTTGGAGTCGGCGATACGGCCCCGGTATCGACGTCGGACAACCCACTAGCACGTCCATTCGTGACCTAATGGGCAAGATCAAGACCGTTGATTGGCTTGTGGCGCTGGACGCTGACCTGGTTCAGCGGACGGGCGGCGTTGACAGCCTGATGCTGCCGCCGGACTGGTACCGAAAGTCGCCGCTCGGCGATGGCGGCCTGATCATTCAGGCCGGTGTTGAACCGGTTGCCGGCGTTCCGATGGGGAAAGGCATACCGCCCGCGTCGCCTGCCGCGTATGTGCTGCTGAATCACGCGCTGCGATCTATCGTGGCGGAATCGTCCGATATCCTGCAAGGCGGAACAGTAGATAGCACTGCGCCCCTGCTGAATACACGCGTGGCAACAGAGGCATGGTTGCAGCGCTTCAACGTGCCGGACGACGAACTCAACGGCTACTGGGTCGAGCTCCACAAGACGCCGAAGCTGCCGACAACAATGTGA
- a CDS encoding HNH endonuclease — protein MSINSPSPPAVVPEIVPERQADSVVLSLSNPPPSTHEQREVTFHDHNNLGHGAMEFYWVNVGLTISEVLSGNFLWAPEHTVTQSGKVQHLEHWDNVAKVKAGDLIFCCHSQRISHIAKATADSYSAPRPPSRSFSEWNAGGNRVDVDLVELKTPLFRDEIAHEFISRFDDDATPSLFTSAGTLKQIYMAHLPQDAGGYLLEASQTIEHFEDTLIASGGNGKKVSKTTRDAIVKARVGQGKFRADLLKRWNNQCSLTGLSNTDLLVASHIHAWSLSTNDERIDPDNGLLLAPHIDRLFDKGLISFGQDGGLLVGPKLSERDQQLLALDRYTSLRKITKGNKAFLARHRARYKFD, from the coding sequence ATGTCGATCAACTCCCCCTCGCCCCCCGCAGTTGTCCCCGAGATTGTCCCCGAACGGCAGGCAGACTCCGTCGTACTCTCTCTATCCAATCCGCCCCCTTCCACTCATGAACAAAGAGAGGTAACGTTTCACGATCACAACAATCTGGGTCACGGGGCAATGGAGTTCTACTGGGTAAACGTCGGGCTGACCATCAGCGAAGTTCTCAGCGGTAATTTTCTTTGGGCGCCGGAACATACGGTCACGCAGTCGGGAAAAGTCCAGCACCTGGAGCACTGGGACAACGTCGCCAAGGTCAAGGCCGGGGACTTGATCTTCTGCTGCCATAGCCAACGCATTTCGCATATCGCCAAAGCGACCGCGGATTCGTACTCAGCTCCGAGGCCTCCGAGCCGCTCCTTCTCCGAATGGAATGCAGGTGGGAATCGTGTCGATGTCGATTTGGTAGAACTGAAGACTCCCCTGTTCCGCGACGAGATCGCACATGAGTTCATCTCCCGATTCGACGACGACGCAACTCCATCCCTCTTTACAAGTGCGGGAACCCTCAAGCAGATATACATGGCGCACTTGCCGCAAGATGCCGGCGGCTATCTACTCGAAGCATCGCAGACGATCGAGCACTTCGAAGACACGCTAATAGCCAGCGGCGGGAACGGAAAAAAGGTATCGAAGACGACGCGCGATGCGATCGTTAAAGCCCGCGTCGGCCAGGGGAAATTTCGAGCAGATTTGCTCAAAAGATGGAACAATCAATGTTCGCTCACTGGCCTGTCAAACACTGACCTTCTCGTCGCCTCGCACATCCATGCTTGGAGCCTAAGCACAAACGATGAGCGGATCGACCCTGACAATGGATTATTGCTCGCCCCGCATATTGACCGGCTCTTCGACAAAGGGTTGATTTCATTTGGCCAGGATGGCGGATTACTGGTTGGGCCGAAGCTGTCAGAGCGCGACCAACAACTCCTCGCGCTCGACCGATATACATCGCTGCGAAAAATTACGAAGGGCAACAAAGCCTTCCTGGCACGCCACCGCGCCCGATACAAGTTCGACTAG
- a CDS encoding SOS response-associated peptidase family protein: protein MCTNYYAPGEDPGLNELKIDNFRDLYRWTPWKPEIYQDYDAPIVGYVDGQFKPLIAGFGFWPRALQKANIEKAKAQGRKPPIIRSTMNVRDDNLGKSPLYGPTWRSGKRCLIPALSVVEPSYPEARQEANGDWVLGPCVWQRIGVADRPTISVAGIWRTLTNQDGAEHHVMSMVTVNADGHPLMSRMHKPADEKRSVVILRPVDYDEWLHTTNVEAARAMLLLYPADEMVAEPVKDKIEKR from the coding sequence CCAGGGCTGAACGAGCTGAAGATCGACAACTTCCGCGACCTGTACCGCTGGACGCCGTGGAAGCCCGAGATCTACCAAGACTACGACGCCCCGATCGTCGGCTACGTCGACGGGCAGTTCAAGCCGCTGATCGCTGGTTTCGGATTTTGGCCGCGCGCGCTGCAGAAAGCGAACATCGAGAAGGCGAAGGCGCAGGGGCGGAAGCCGCCGATCATCCGGAGCACGATGAACGTGCGCGACGACAACCTCGGCAAATCACCGCTGTACGGGCCCACTTGGCGTAGCGGCAAGCGATGCTTGATCCCGGCACTATCCGTGGTCGAGCCGTCATATCCCGAGGCCCGGCAAGAAGCGAATGGCGACTGGGTGCTCGGGCCGTGTGTGTGGCAGCGGATCGGTGTGGCCGACCGGCCGACGATAAGTGTCGCTGGCATCTGGCGTACGCTTACGAACCAGGACGGCGCCGAGCACCACGTTATGTCGATGGTCACCGTCAACGCCGACGGCCACCCGCTGATGTCGCGCATGCACAAGCCGGCTGACGAGAAGCGATCGGTTGTGATCCTGCGGCCGGTCGATTATGACGAGTGGCTGCACACGACAAACGTCGAAGCTGCGCGCGCGATGCTGCTGCTTTATCCCGCGGACGAGATGGTCGCGGAACCGGTTAAAGATAAAATCGAGAAAAGATAA
- a CDS encoding VRR-NUC domain-containing protein, which produces MSSGYSGGSAVGGSDGGEGRTTVVGATQGLSPGDKKVLCEALCKCSAIGVATRGGSRVLRQACVAQRLDFANETSRMMNGKTTEYLPEVSYDMRQEPPAPIMLDDDPLIPHDNLLDWIRDKWPGKMGGYRRDKRAGGPGVRRPDVVIVNDPSQPPVQSNIKNVVEMKFDDSFGQGQKDAYIRIAGSRSKYAPLDRASCGCSDKQSDTQPTRSTQSHTATDDVFGTDAGSHSSMGPSGLPLPPQGPGNPGVAFPP; this is translated from the coding sequence ATGAGCAGCGGATATTCTGGCGGCTCGGCTGTCGGTGGATCGGACGGCGGCGAAGGGCGAACGACCGTCGTAGGCGCTACGCAGGGCCTTTCGCCCGGTGACAAGAAAGTACTGTGCGAAGCCTTATGCAAATGCAGCGCGATCGGCGTCGCAACTCGCGGCGGCAGCCGCGTGCTGAGACAGGCCTGCGTCGCGCAGCGCTTAGATTTCGCGAACGAAACTTCGCGCATGATGAACGGCAAGACGACGGAATACTTGCCTGAAGTCTCATATGACATGCGGCAGGAACCACCCGCCCCGATCATGTTGGACGACGATCCGCTGATACCTCACGACAACCTGCTGGACTGGATTCGGGATAAATGGCCGGGAAAGATGGGGGGCTACCGCAGGGACAAGCGGGCAGGCGGCCCCGGCGTTCGCCGTCCCGACGTTGTGATCGTGAACGATCCTTCTCAACCGCCCGTACAATCGAACATCAAGAACGTGGTTGAGATGAAATTCGATGACAGTTTCGGGCAGGGCCAGAAAGATGCGTACATTCGTATCGCTGGCAGCAGAAGCAAGTACGCGCCGCTGGATCGGGCCTCCTGCGGGTGCTCAGACAAGCAGTCCGACACACAACCGACCCGATCAACGCAAAGCCATACTGCAACCGATGACGTGTTTGGGACCGATGCGGGAAGCCATAGCAGCATGGGGCCGTCAGGCCTGCCGTTACCACCGCAAGGCCCCGGAAACCCTGGCGTTGCCTTCCCTCCCTAA
- a CDS encoding SOS response-associated peptidase family protein, which produces MAVAGIWRPFHLADGSLGYVISMITDNANDYPVMSRMQKPFDEKRPDVMLRSDDWEAWLTTSNVEAARAMLQLYPVDEMVSEPR; this is translated from the coding sequence ATGGCAGTCGCTGGCATCTGGCGCCCCTTTCATCTGGCGGACGGAAGCCTTGGGTACGTGATCTCCATGATCACCGACAACGCCAACGACTATCCGGTCATGTCGCGCATGCAGAAGCCGTTCGACGAGAAGCGACCGGACGTAATGCTGCGGTCGGACGACTGGGAAGCGTGGTTGACGACGTCAAATGTCGAGGCAGCTCGCGCGATGCTGCAGCTTTATCCTGTCGATGAGATGGTGTCCGAGCCGAGGTGA
- a CDS encoding PAAR domain-containing protein — translation MGSAFIREGDTTDHGGRVLACTSTNIVFGKPLALEGDMVSCPKCGGVYPIVGVRVRSMTFGGRAVATDGDRTACGARLIASQGMATVEPTSGAGASVGAGKSVLAQTAAQDDGAYRGRFQLVDDQTRTPLANHPYTVTSADGKTIQGTTDASGHTDWLSSHQSSSLSFSHQGTSGPASTSEA, via the coding sequence ATGGGTTCTGCATTTATTCGTGAAGGCGACACGACCGACCATGGCGGCCGCGTACTCGCCTGTACATCGACCAACATTGTCTTCGGCAAGCCGCTCGCGCTCGAAGGCGACATGGTGTCGTGCCCGAAGTGCGGCGGCGTCTATCCCATCGTAGGCGTACGGGTTCGAAGCATGACGTTCGGCGGCCGCGCCGTGGCGACCGATGGTGACAGGACTGCCTGCGGCGCGCGGCTGATCGCATCGCAAGGCATGGCAACGGTCGAGCCGACGTCCGGCGCAGGCGCCTCGGTAGGCGCGGGGAAAAGCGTGCTCGCCCAGACCGCCGCACAAGACGACGGCGCCTATCGCGGTCGCTTCCAGCTCGTCGACGACCAAACGCGCACGCCCCTCGCGAATCACCCCTACACCGTCACGTCGGCGGACGGCAAGACAATCCAAGGCACGACCGACGCGAGCGGTCATACGGATTGGCTCAGCAGCCATCAGTCATCGTCGTTATCGTTCAGCCACCAGGGAACGTCCGGGCCGGCGAGTACGAGCGAAGCATGA
- a CDS encoding ParA family protein — protein sequence MKKIAIFNHKGGVSKSTTTFNLGWALAETGKRVLLVDCDPQCNLTGMVLALKGLDDLGDFYEAHPNSNLYAAARRAFEGSPEKIEAAEIVATSQSNLFLLPGHIDTGLFEPDLAMAHKLLGAMSILQNLPGALGYLLDETAKKNKIDYVFLDMSPSVGALNQNLLVSCDYFIVPVAPDYFSYLAIDSLSKTLPRWASNANELRARSGALTYKLPASSPKFLGIVSQRFNVRSGKVTNPYQKWIDKIVDRCQELLIPSLQEAGMLLPENDYDKALGEGWEIAQVPDFHGLLGKSQEHSKAVFALTDEELDMSGKVEKTYIASRNKFKEIFKTFSEKVIELAK from the coding sequence ATGAAAAAAATAGCGATCTTCAACCATAAAGGCGGCGTCAGCAAATCAACGACGACTTTTAATTTGGGTTGGGCCCTTGCCGAGACTGGTAAGCGCGTCCTGCTCGTTGATTGCGATCCCCAATGTAACTTGACTGGAATGGTTCTGGCGCTCAAGGGATTGGACGATCTCGGCGATTTTTACGAGGCTCACCCGAATTCGAATCTCTATGCGGCGGCGAGAAGGGCATTTGAAGGTTCACCGGAGAAAATTGAAGCGGCGGAAATAGTAGCTACGAGTCAGTCGAATCTTTTCCTGTTGCCTGGGCATATTGACACCGGCTTATTTGAACCAGACTTGGCAATGGCGCACAAGCTTTTGGGCGCGATGTCTATTTTGCAGAATTTACCGGGCGCGCTGGGATATCTTTTGGATGAAACGGCAAAAAAAAATAAAATAGATTATGTGTTTCTGGATATGAGTCCGAGTGTTGGTGCACTTAATCAAAATCTTTTGGTTTCGTGCGATTATTTTATTGTGCCGGTGGCTCCGGATTATTTTAGCTACCTGGCAATCGATTCGCTTTCAAAGACGTTGCCCCGGTGGGCTTCGAATGCCAATGAATTGCGCGCTCGCTCCGGGGCGCTGACTTATAAATTGCCCGCTTCGAGTCCGAAGTTTTTGGGCATTGTTTCGCAAAGATTTAATGTTCGATCGGGCAAGGTAACCAATCCGTATCAAAAATGGATTGATAAAATTGTGGATCGGTGTCAGGAGTTGTTGATACCGTCGCTGCAAGAGGCGGGAATGCTTCTGCCTGAAAATGATTACGATAAAGCACTTGGCGAAGGTTGGGAAATCGCTCAAGTTCCAGACTTCCATGGTCTCTTGGGGAAGTCTCAGGAACACTCAAAAGCAGTTTTTGCTCTTACTGATGAAGAGCTTGATATGTCGGGAAAGGTGGAGAAAACGTACATTGCTTCTCGCAATAAATTCAAAGAAATATTTAAGACGTTTTCCGAAAAAGTCATTGAGTTGGCAAAATGA